The following DNA comes from Erigeron canadensis isolate Cc75 chromosome 3, C_canadensis_v1, whole genome shotgun sequence.
ACTTAACATCTTGACATTTTCGAGTTTTGCAATTTCAACCAATTTCACATCCCTTTTAAGTTCGCTATTCAAAATTTCCAGAGTCTCAAGTAAGGGGGATTGAGCGATTAATTCTCCACATTTGTGGTCTTGAAATCTTACATTAATCAATGTTAAGCTCAATAGCTTTGGAAAACCACGAAAATAAGGCAAAGGAGGCAAAACACAGTTATGAAGGCACAACTGTTTCAGCTCTAGACAAGAGAAAAGATGGGTAGGCAGCTTAACCGGTGTTGCACGCCAATTCATCAAACTGAGTTCCTTAAATCCTTGTATTCTAGACAACAACATAACCCAATGATGAATATCCTCATCATCTAATTGGATGTCATTGTTTATAAACAGGAAAAATTTTGTAACTGCACCTCTAATATGAAACAGAAGTCTACTTataacaatattaattttatcaaaGTGTCCAtgtaaactaaaaaacaaattttcatcAAAGATGAGTTGGGTGACAAGAGTCCAATTAAATCTCCAATTTGTTGACAAAATACTAGTCCTCACCGCGTCTTGTAACGGCAAACGATCAATAATATTAGCGATTACATCCTCTGGCATGCTGCTAATAAAATCTTCTCCAACTTGTGGTGAAACTTTGGATGACGTCTCATGATGAATCTTTTCCATCTAATATACTGGTAAAACAGTACATATGTATAAGGTTTTTGCTTGTACAGTTATgatcaatatataaaattataaatagacAAAAACAACTACTAAGCATACTAGCAAATAAGCAATTAGTTGATCGGTTCCAACATAGCATACAAGTctcaaaacataaaaacaaagtACATAACAAACGTTCTAAACCTGCTGAAAAACCAAAGCTATTGAACAAAAACCGTGTATGACTAATGAAGCTATTGAACATAAATCGTGTATGACTAAGGATCGCTAGTTTACCCATTATTCTTCAGATGTAACTTGGTTTTTACTaaatcaaaaattattattattttaagaaaatattaagataagagaaattaaattaaataagatTAAAGAAAAGTCTATCCACTTACCTGTGGGGTTGACTGCACTGCGAATCGCAGGGAGGTAAAGACACGGATGATAGATTGGATTGggcatatatatcttttgtttaTGTTTCAGCTTTGGTTTTAGGCCCATGTCTTTAAATAGTTATATTAGTCTAACAGCGACTTGTGTTAAGCCCATGTATTATTGCTTTAGATACCGTAATGGTTTATAGCGTTCaatttactttcatgagatgcgtcaatgcaggatctaactgtatatatcattctaaaaataagtcgcgtattaagtgcaaaaaataatgaagtgcaaacactaaccgtatatatcattctaagGTCGTCAATACATGCACAATTAAATACCTTTAAACGGTTTGCGCTCGTTTCATGGTATTTAGTTGTCtcatatattcatttattaggGGTGCTTATAATATCGGAATTTGAAAAACCGATCGAAGTTATTTGGAATTCGACATCTGAAATTTAAATATCAATAACCTATAATACTCGTCGTCACCAAAATCAATCACCGCTGTCACTCGTCACCACCACGCTGCATTACTCGGACACCGTGttaatctatactacctatataaacaaactaccccctcCCCCATTTGACTCCCTATctttgaattacctaatataccctctACATTCAAACTATCTCCACACACATTATCCCTGGAATTCTGAAATTATCCTTAATAAAAAAACcccacaattacctaaaacccctattgttataaaatccccaTCAACTCTAAAGTtattgctgaaggtattgctacggataagaaaaaacatcttaattgtcatagattatattacaaagtgtttaaacaataattatctttttataactcacgaaattacgaaccaattatgtcctttgtatattcgtattaaattttaatctttgactatttatttttttaattgccttGGTCTCCTCCCCTAAaattgtaagtggttatttttcatggttagtgtttgcacttcattattttttgcacctaatacgcgacttatttttataatgatatatacggttagatcctgcattgacgcatctcatgaaagtaaattGAACGCTATAAACCATTACGGTATCTAAAGCAATAATACATGGGCTTAACACAAGTCGCTGTTAGACTAATATAACTATTTAAAGACATGGGCCTAAAACCAAAGCTGAAACAtaaacaaaagatatatatgccCAATCCAATCTATCATCCGTGTCTTTACCTCAATGCAGGATCTAaccgtatatatcattctaagGCCGTCAATACATGCACAATTAAATACCTTTAAACGGTTTGCGCTCGTTTCAACCCGTACCCGTTTTGAACTGTTATTCAAACCCGTTTGGTCCGCCTAATTTACTAAgcatatctatactactatataaagattatacaattatgttgaaaagttataaaaaattaaaaattaaaaaaaaaaaaagacagatACAAAATGATCAtcatacccttaatgaattaattacaCCATTAATTTCTTATACTTTAGAGTATCTCTACTAATCTTTTAGATACATCAATTATCATCACCACTAGCCactaccatcaccaccacccgtcatcgccgccaccaccgcaTTACGGCAGTACTATCCTATTTGCAACTAATAAATACATCTCCCAATATCTTTAAAAGTGCATCCTAAATTCTTTCTTAAAAAACCCACAACCATtggataaaaaagaaaaaaaatgaattgtaACCTTAGATTATTTTACTTACTATCATCTTCCTTTTTCATATCTTTACTAAAATACTAAATgatgttataaataattaattataatacaaaTATTGCCTTACattctttatcttttttattctaacaaaatttattaattattatttttaaattttataataagttatattAATCTTATTGATAAtttagtaatattttttttttgtttttattcatATGTTTTCAACCCTGGTGTTAATTACCGACTAACTGTTAAAAACAACTGCTCAAAATTTCCTTAATATTAAATTCGTAACTTTTTACTTCATTCGACTaactttttaattgttttttcatGTTAGTCTGACCAATcatatactatttttttatatggtttgttatatattaaatttgtttcaatttactttttataaatattttcgaTATTAATACGGATTTGgtatatagttttttaatttcaaatatatcTTAGGTCTTAAACTTATAAGTGTATAAGTTtaagtttacactttttaaaacTAGCATGATACTCACATAACATATTGGGATGAATATATTACGTCATAAAAGTTCGTTAATATTGGTTAAGAAATACATGGTCATATGTGATAGTAAGATGTTGGGGTGATGATCGATCAGATTATGGGTTTcgggtttttcaatttttgatgaattATTAGTTAATCCATAATCCAAACTGAATAAAATTTGGGCTATTtgggttttgattattttgattcaGCTTATTTGATTTTTCCAATTTACTTAACTTGCAATAAATGTTtgcaaaattaaaattaaaattataaaaaatataatagtttttatCAAACTTGAAAAATTAAGtgatttttaagaaaagtttatatatctataaaataaaccataaaatcttatgtttttttatttaaataaaaacatctTTATGATTATTGATCTTACCTTTGATTGAAAATCCGATCGTCCTAGATGAAAAAATAGTTATCTGTAAATTAACCCATTTTAACATGATACTAATTAACTTGACACTATTCGTGCTAATTAAAAATGTACTCGAACAATGTGTAAGGTGGAtaagtttaaaataaatttaaattttgggtaaattagtctaaaaataatatttgtaaactttaattAGTAGATAAAATAAGTGGTGTGACCGGGAAACAGTTTTGTTGGCCGTTGACTTAGGATAATCTAACCTACGTTCTTAAAAGAAATGGAATGATTGCCATTGTGATTATGTATACAACACTTATTATATCACAtataaaaatttgttataaatgaTACTGATGTATATAAttgctataataatttttagaaaattgatAACATCATCTTTTTCAATATCTTTATATCAACATTAAGTCAAATTTTGATACTATGAAACAATAACATGTCATTAATCTTATATGTTTATGTCGCGTCTTCCGCGGGataaaatctagtatatttacaagtacataaAAAATAAGACCGGTTTTTTGTGTACGGTTGGACAGTAGTCCGATTGATGTCCGGTTTATGAAAAAATTGATCAATAGACATTCATCAAACTTAACTTGGGTTGTAACGAATTTAGCCCATAAAGAACCAAGACCAAAGATATGACATCTTAACAAAAACCCTTGTATCTTTATTTAGCCCatagggggtgtttggcctacGCACACACAAAATCGGCCATGGGACGTGTTATCAGAGCACAGCGTAAGGGAGCAGGGCCCGTCTTCAAATCACACACCCACCAAATATCGAAAAGGCCCTGCACGGTGCAGATCACTAGACTTCGGGGAACGAAGCAGGTACTTTCATCACCCAAATCCATCGCCACCGTCATGTATTTTTGGTCAACCCTTTGTTACCATAGATATTTATTTTTGGTCAAACAATTGGCATTTTACTTTTACTTCCGTAAATATTTATTCGGTAATAAAAAAGGCCACGTGTCAGTTCCTATTCCCTTCCCTCCcttctctatttttttaaatatactaataataaaatataaaaaccatAACCGTTTTctaattttctttcaaaatatgtTTCCCTCCGTCACGTTTTCAAAATAGtttaatctatatctatttttataCGTGTGCGTGTGtatatatctaattaattaTCTGCTTAACATATAGCTATCAAGAGATCAACACCGTTGGCATGCTCATGATCAGAGCAATCATATATCATCTACTTAGAAGGCAACTTTCGGATTTTAAGGTATCCATTAACTTTGCTTGCACACATATTGCATTAATTCTCCTAGTACGATGTGTGGCTCTGATAACCCAAGCTTACTTATGTACATGCTATAAAAATGTCCAATTATTCTATTACCGAATTTAGTTCTGGATTTTTTACATTTGACAATGGTCATTAATTTTTGTGTAATGATAGAGTTAAAATAGCTTATTGGATTATCATTTCATTAACTACTTGATGTCTGCCACTTTTGTTTTTGAGTTACTTGATGACCAATGCATGTCTAAATCCTGAACTAGACTTTGCAACACCTGATGAAGATAGTTGTTTGACAGGCCAATATTGAAATTACATCATTGCTacttatataaacatttttccCCATGTGGGACTAGATTTCACATTCCCTTGGTTATTGGGCCCCCTCAGTACAGCCACGAGCCTAGGCCAAAGGCCATTTGGCGCTGTTTGATATATACTGATCTTAAATACTTTGCTTCATTcaaattattatgttttgagGTATTTATATGTTACACAAGACTGTAAATGTGAACTAGCAACTGCCAGCAAGTTGAAAGGTGCCTTGCTTTTTTCATATTCATCAATAAAGTTGGAACTTGCAATATCAGGTCATCTACTTCTGCGTGAGTCGATTTAGGTTATGTTTTTATCTAATGGGTCCAGAAGCTTTAGAATTAGTCAATGGCTTGAAATTCCTCAAAGTCTATATTGATGCATATGTATAATACCGTCTAGATTACTTTTAGTCAATGATTCGGTTGCCACTGATataatttagtatttatatccTAATGTTTCCTCATGCATTGTTTCTACTTGATGAAACATCTAGAATTGAAATAATTCTATAGTTGAACTTTCTAATATTGTCCCTAAATTAGTTTTGGTCACGGAACCAAATTACAAGACATTATGATCTAGTTAGTTGTTAAGTAGAAATATCCATGAGGTACAGGTTCAATCATTGGTGAAGGAAACAACCCATATTACCTTGGAAACATAAGGAACAAAAGATTGACAGCTTTACCTAATATGTCTTCCACATATAAGTTCTAAATTAACGATGAAGCATAGATCTGATGTCCATGCCAGCATCGGTGAAGTAGGTCTTCTGAGTTTATAGTTTGAATGATGTATAGTATATTATATCCGGCTGTGTATTTTACTGCAAACTTCATATGGAAATAGATTGTTGATTTATTGTTCTATGATGTTTCAGGCCGTGGTCTTTACTGATATTGACTTGAAAACAGCCAGTGAGCTTGATGATTACTGCCACAGCCATCAGCCTCCTATTGCTTTCATCAAGTCCGAAGTCAGAGGACTTTTTGGTGGCATTTTCTGTGATTTTGGCCCTGAGTTTACTGTTGATGTTGGCTGCGAGGAACCACATACGGGCTTTAACATTGCATCTATCAGCAATTCTAACCCCGCACTTGTGACGTGTTGTTATCATGAAAGACCGGAGTTCAAAGATGGTGATCTTGTCACTTTTTCTAAAATTCACGGGATGGCAGAACTTAATGATGGAAAACCTAGAAAGGTTATAAGTTGCACATCATTCACATTTTATCTTGAAGAAGACACCAGTAACTTGGGCACATATGTGGAAGGTGGAATTGTGACACAGGTCAAACAACCTAAGGTCCTCAGGTTTAAGCCTTTAAGAGAAGCACTTAAAACTCCAGGAGAGTTCCTGCCAAGTGACTTCTCTAAGCTTGACCACCCCCCTCTTTTGCATCTAGCATTCCAGGCACTTGATAGGTTCATTAGTGACTTGGGGCGGTTTCCTGTTGCTGGCTCAGAAGATGATGCCCAAAAGCTGATTTCTATAGCCACCACCATGAATGAGAGCTTAGGAGACGGAAAGTTGGATGATCTGAATCCAAAACTTTTGCGAGATTTCGCTTTTGGGGCACGAGCCGTTCTTAATCCCATGGCTGCCATGTTTGGTGGCATAGTTGGTCAAGAGGTTGTCAAGGCATTCTCTGGAAAATTCCATCCAATACTTCAGGTTAGTCTATTGATACTACTTGTCTATTTAATATTCACTGTTATTGTAATCTCAATCGAGTCTGCTTGATTGATTTTCTGTGGTCAACCCAAAATGTGACAAAATGAGCTAATTAGTCATCTTGGGTAACATGTTAAAATGGGTTTGGTTGGGTTGACCCACACACTTTTGTCCATTTTTGAAAACTTctcttttgttttaaatattCATTGTGTTtgttatgattacaaaaataataaaacaaggATAATAATTTTCAAGGATAATCTAAATATCCGAGTCAAACGATTTATGGGGTTACATGCTTTAGAATTTAACTTCGGGAGACTTTACCTGATTCAACTTATTTGACCCTTTGTTCTTTTAGTTTAAATTTGTCATATGTTATTACTTTGACCTATTTGAGATAACAACTGAAGTAAAGTTATTCTTAAGTATATGAATCGAAATCATCACTTTCAGTTTTGTTTCAGTCGCGAGTCGTTTTGATTCTTTTTCATTATGCTTCTACAGTTTTATTACTTTGACTCGGTTGAGTCACTTCCAACTGAGCCATTGGAACCGAGCGAGTACAAGCCCTTGAACAGTCGTTATGATGCTCAAGTCTCAGTATTTGGAGCTAATTTCCAGAATAAATTGGAGAACACTAAGTCATTTGTTGTAGGATCTGGTGCATTGGGATGtgagtttttgaaaaatttagcCTTGATGGGTGTAGGGAAATTAATTGTCACCGACAATGCTGTCATCAAGGAAAGCAATCTCAGACAACAGTTTTTATTTCATGACTGGAATATTGGGCAGTCGAAGTCCACTGTTGCTGCCTCTGCAGTTGCTTTGATTAACCCTAGTCTTCAGGTTAAAGCTTTGCAGAATCGTGTGGGAATAGAGACACAGAATGTATTTGATGCTACATTCTGGGAGAATTTAAATGTTGCCATTCATGCTTCAGACAATGACAAGACTTTATGTGGAAAAATTGTGTTCGGATTTCCAGAAGCCACTTCTCCAGCCTGGTATTCCCAGTTCTAAATGCAACACAAAGATGATTATTCCCCACTTGACCGAAAACTATGGGACCTCTAGGGATCCACCAGAGAAGCAAGCAGCAATGTGCACCGTGCAATCGTTCCCACATAAGATTGACCACTGCATGACCTGGGCTCGTTCAGAATTTGAAGTATTATTTGAGAAAACACCAGCTGATGTCAATGCCTATCTCTCAGATATATATACACCTGCAGGAGATGCCCAGGCTCCGGATTATTTAGAACGGGTTCTCGAGTGTCTCGAAGTGAGAAAATGTGAAACATTTCAAGATTGTATCGCTTGGGCGCGCCTAAAGTAATACCATATCTCACTTatctttttgttctatttatttgcATCATCTATATTTACTTAGCCCCACAAACACACTCAAACGTTAGACATCTTGTGAATTGATTTTGGATTTGTCTTTTATGGGTCAAATACCTATATAAGGGGAATGGGTCGAATagggttgaaacttgaaagtcaCTCAAAGCTGACTTTTAATAAGCATACAATGTTACAACTTAATCATAGTATTTAAAGATTTGGATCATTATTGTAAGAATGCTTCTGTACATTAATAGTTTATAGATTCTTTGAAAAAGATGCAAACGTTTCTACGACGAAGGAAACCCATCTTGCCTTTTGACGGTACAAAAGTAACTTATTTTGACCCGTTCTCCGACCCACGTGACTCACCCatctagtcatctctagtgcaTATTCAAACCCATAGTTCATAATGCTTGTGTTTTGTGTATATGTCATAATTATCAGATTTGAAGAGTACTTCTCGAATCAAATTAAGCAATTGGTACTTACATTCCCGGAAGATGCGACTACCAGTACTGGAGCTCCATTTTGGGCAGCACCATTGAGTTTTCCACGTCCACTAGTATTCTCTGTTTCCGACCCCACCCATGTCAATTTTGTATTGGTGGGCTCTTTTCTTTGTGCTGAAGCATTAGGCATCCCTATTCCTGATTGGGCTGTGAACCCTGAGAAACTGGCTGAGGAAGTTAATCAGGTCAATGTTCCTGATTTTCAACCGAAGCAAGGTGTCAGATTCGAGACTGATGAGAATGCCACCAGTTTGTCATCTGCATCTATAGATGATGGTGCAGTTATTAAGAAATTAATCAAGAACATAGAACAGTGTAGAAAGAGACTTCCATCTGAATATTTCATGAAGCCTTTACAGTTCGAGGAGGTTTGCACTTCCACTTAAACCCAAATTACATGTATCTTGAATTGGCATACGATCCAGGAATCAATTAATCTGACTGTTatcaaatgattaatattttttgataacgatctaattttttaaatataatgttGGAGGGCGTATAACTGGACACTAGTAACTTTCATTTCATTTGGCCCTTTCCATATTAGTGTTAGGTGTTACTTTTATCCCTGCATATTTACACTCGTATATATACAAGAAAACCAAATTTCAAatccattttttttctaattttttaggaTGATGCCACAGATTACCGTTTGGACTTCATTGTTGGACTTGCGAACATGCAGGCAAGAAATTACAGCATCCCAGAAGTCAGTAAGCTGAGTGCCAAGCTCATCATAGCTGGAAGAATTATCCCTGCAATCTCCACTGGACTGGTTTGCCTCGAGTTATACAAGGTGATTGACGGCAGTCATAAGGTGGTAGAATGGCATACCTGATGCGAAGTTTTGAATACCCTCCCTGCGAAACTGATGCAAATTTTTGTTACAAATGGTGTTATGACATTTTGACCAGCCATCCAGTTGTATAAGCAAACTTAACTCGTGCATGAAAGGTGAAGTTTTGGCGGTCATACATTTACTACCATAATTGTTTCAAGTATATGCACATTGAACTATAATGTTGTGTTTTGTCTGCTTGAATATGGTAAAAGATGTCTACCATTGAATAGGTAAGGTGTTGGTCATTTTGTGAAAGAGTACAGATCACACAATTTAATATGCAATGGCCAATGGTAAAGAAACAAACCGAGTTTGGCATCCCTATGGTAAACCTGATGCAAACTTTGGGCTGGTCCATGTTTTGAACGGGTTGATACCAGACCGTAATCTGTACCCTCCCTGCCTAACTGATGCAAGTATTTGCTACAAATGGTACATACTCATACAGTTTTGCCATTGTGTTTCTACTGCCAATATGAGTTTGTATTTCTTCAAAAACTTGCACCGtttctttaaatatatagttttgtcTCAGGAAATGACCAATCTGAATTTCTTTTGGTAATCATGGTTTGGCTTAAATCAAGAGTTAAGATTTAAGGATCGATTTTTTAATCTTGGCCaatgattttaatccaatggtcaaaATCTCATtactttacttataaagttcatTTGAACGAATTTTAAAGAATCTCAATCCTGTCTAAAAAAACAGTACATAAATGTAACCATCTCTTTAGAATTAATGACCAATCATCATGGAATCGTCATGTATATCATATGCTTTTTCTTGTGAACTACTGTATATGTTAAAATTCAACAAGCTTAAAGGTTGGATTTTTACTCTATACATGGTGGAAGATcctattttctattttaaatgaaatatgTAACTTTGTAAGGAGCCATCTACCTTAGGTACCTAAGATAAAGTGTAAGGTTGTTTACGTTTTAACTTTCCGATACTGTATGAGATTCAAAATATGTGAAAGATAGCCGTGTAAGTTACTTTTAACAAAACTCTATACTTTAATCCCTAATATTTAAACAATCTACTATAAGCCCCTAAGCACTTGCATATTAGCCAAGCTACAAGTTTACTACACAAATAGATTAATCTTTGTAAATCATAAAATATACTCCGTAATAATCATCTTTCTCAaaacattaatttaattaaacagTTTCAAACCAGATCAAACGGAAGACAACTCCCAAAAGAATCGAAGCCATTGTTCTCGGCGTCTCGGGTTCAACCATTAGAGCATTGATATGTGTTTCTTGCGATGAGGTATTATATGTGGACAGTGGAATGTCAAAGTAGAGCAGTTCTTGCTCAAATACTTGAATATCATATTAATAGGGACGTTTATACAACTTACAATGGAAGCCTAGTTTCTGATACCATTTTGATAGGCTTGTAGTACGATAAAGATTAACATTCGTATATCATATTAACATTAAGAAACACAATATTTCACATTTTTAacagtttttgaaatattacataacaaaaattcTCAACtttccaccaaaaaaaaaaaagaaaataaatacaaaactaAACACAGTTTTAAAAGAAATCAAACTCGAGATAATTCCCCGAGGCCTTCTTCTCGGGTGCAACCGTGAGTGCAGCAACCTTTTTTTCCATAATGGATGTCACCGGTGAAGCAATGCGCTCAATCACTACAGCCTTCGGGATTTCAGGTGGACTTGCGCAACGAATCAAAGCCCAGTTAACACCTTCAAAAAAAGGATGTTGCTTGATTTCGGTAGCTCCTCTCTTGTATGCCAACCGGTTCCTTGGATCTTTCACTAGTAAACCCCTTATCAAATCCCTAGTCGCAAAACTCACAACCGGCGACTCAGGGAACCTCAATGGCTGCCCAACAACGTTCATCAATGTAGCCCGATTACCTACCCCTTTAAATGGAGTTTTACCAAACAATAACTCATACAAAAAAATGCCAAGGGTCCACCAGTCTACGGCACTGCCATGCCCTTCATTTTTAATAATCTCTGGGGCTAAATACTCATGGGTCCCAACAAAGGACATCGAACGAACTCCGGTCGGCTCGGCCATAAGCTCGGGTAACGGGCTTACTTGGTTGCCAATTTCAGACTTGGGTTTCTTGTCCTTCTTGGACTTGAAAAGTCTCGGAGAGAAACAAGATGTGCGAACTACACATGAGGGTTGAATACAAGAAGGTGGCTCAATGCAAGCTGGCTGAGCACAATACCCCGAGCTTTTTAAAAGGGGTTGGTTGTCTAAAGATGATGTATTGACGAGTGTTGGGCTGACTGAACAACGTAGGGAAAGATCAAAGTCGGTAAGCATTATGTGACCATCTTCCCTCACAAGAACATTTTCTGGTTTTAAATCACGATAAACTATTCCAAGCATATGGAGGTATTCCATAGCAAGAAGTATTTCTGCAACATAAAACCTGAAACAACAAAATGCAAATATAATTACATTCATTGCTTCAAGAATgataaactttcaaaaaatttatgaacGAAAGAGTTAAGATTAGAAGTTATACTTGACAGCTTGTTCACAAAAACGCTTTCCTGGTTGCCTCTGTCTTAACATGTGCAAATCACCTCCTGGGCAAAACTCCATAACCAAACATGAAAATTTATCCGTCTCAAAATGAGTATACAAAGTTGGCAGAAAAGGATGATCCAAAGATTGAAGTATTTCCTTTTCTGTTTCCACTCTTAATAGCTTGTTGCGCTCCTCAAGCGACACTTTATCCATCACTTTCATTGCAAAATAAGCTTTCATACCGGTAAGCTCACAAAGATAAACGCTACCAATATCACCACAACCCAATCTTTTTAACAATTTAAAATGGTTCAAACCCAAGACTCCATCTCTTAATCGAATGGCTTGGATCGCCTCCCACCGAGAATCATTTGATTTATGTGGTTTGTTGATGCTACTACTGAAAGTGCTGTAACTACTTTCATCACTTAAATCGGTACTTGTACTTCCTCTACACATACTACTCTTTCCGCTTTCGACAAAATCTGATTTTTCATTAGCCTTTGAAATGCCGCCATTTTGAGTAGTAGATGCTGAACAATCTTTTATCTCCAGCTGCAATGGTTTCATTTCTTTGATTGAGCCCATTCCAATGGGTGAATATTTAGATCTGCGTGCGTGAAAATCTTCAAGTTATTAACTTTAAAGACTAAACAGGTCTCTTCGGTTTTTGTTGCAGCTAATGTGAAGCTGATTAATTACCAAAATGATAGTATACTTCTAATGTGGATTCATGTCACAGAAATCAGATAATCAACACCAAAATGGAAATACAAACAACTCCATTGTATATCATTCGCTTTGGATAATCACTCAATCACGACTAAGACTCTAGGCGTAGATATTAA
Coding sequences within:
- the LOC122590973 gene encoding serine/threonine-protein kinase D6PKL2-like; the protein is MGSIKEMKPLQLEIKDCSASTTQNGGISKANEKSDFVESGKSSMCRGSTSTDLSDESSYSTFSSSINKPHKSNDSRWEAIQAIRLRDGVLGLNHFKLLKRLGCGDIGSVYLCELTGMKAYFAMKVMDKVSLEERNKLLRVETEKEILQSLDHPFLPTLYTHFETDKFSCLVMEFCPGGDLHMLRQRQPGKRFCEQAVKFYVAEILLAMEYLHMLGIVYRDLKPENVLVREDGHIMLTDFDLSLRCSVSPTLVNTSSLDNQPLLKSSGYCAQPACIEPPSCIQPSCVVRTSCFSPRLFKSKKDKKPKSEIGNQVSPLPELMAEPTGVRSMSFVGTHEYLAPEIIKNEGHGSAVDWWTLGIFLYELLFGKTPFKGVGNRATLMNVVGQPLRFPESPVVSFATRDLIRGLLVKDPRNRLAYKRGATEIKQHPFFEGVNWALIRCASPPEIPKAVVIERIASPVTSIMEKKVAALTVAPEKKASGNYLEFDFF